A genome region from Anastrepha obliqua isolate idAnaObli1 chromosome 4, idAnaObli1_1.0, whole genome shotgun sequence includes the following:
- the LOC129244819 gene encoding putative sodium-coupled neutral amino acid transporter 10 isoform X1, which translates to MLAYSGHIMTLANSIIGVGILAMPFCFQKCGIVLSVLLLIISNWITRLSCHYLIKSSLLTRRKSFEFLGFHAFGASGKLLAELCIIGYLFGTSVTYFVVMGDLGPQIATKMFSLNTSEFPHLRTWVMIGVTLFCILPLAMLKNVDSLSTVCAASIGFYICLVVKIVLESEAHIVTHDWVDKVEYWRPAGILQCLPIFSMALSCQMQLFEVFESINNQSVEKLNGIVRNATWICTFVYIAVGFFGYVAFCTQTFSGNILMNFSPSFGSDVIKIGFVLSVAFSFPLVVFPCRASIYSLLYRKGHTDNTGYIPDNRFKVITTCLVGCALCIALMIPSVELIIGLVGSTIGVAICILFPAFCFRKIVKKDSTERSLAQFIFISGFCLMVLGTYANLNAIDERRSGAHLHVSEELENSNFARPTEKVNVKSQDAIAPFQQQIGKIKSENQFGELKFKENDLGLNANQVIENKPDVLMNATPARPVPPLPVQDIHKEEGKPKANMVAEKQESSFNVNSVNPEAIINVESKKNVVDVHKVDKNKEGEKESAASILPNQQAAQLQNIPPQLQSSRPNQKQQTIDKDAIKKEEEIAAEELKNGQKAPKSSNDVELKETRKELKKTKELLERTVDELKQELAKQNEETHNMVVEKLEEVVQKVEQIEKQVQHNNPAQAPTQVNKDSKGILPQKPKNGPKEIAVPPTNNGDPPKPEKIQNRLDEKPSLLSILSEQPAETRDTQQVYEPLSYKTGELIEQVKNGSKAELPLPLPLAVLINASNIKTNNKSNIHVRPVADKSISIPPHTADNTSIPIKTDNSTLIKSNDPPMARFGQTPIEEEKENVEAIRRDILQLNSERMKDIPSLVLSRNETEHDADLAEANAHHLRQKRSNTKLNAPNFESSSAKSQSNNYLSEPNTEQLLAHGGISNAINFKIQNIGRELRSVKEDNEVKH; encoded by the exons ATGCTGGCTTATTCGGGGCACATAATGACGCTAGCCAATAGCATCATTGGCGTGGGAATACTAGCAATGCCGTTTTGTTTTCAAAAG TGCGGCATTGTACTTTCTGTTCTGTTGCTCATCATCAGTAATTGGATTACTCGCTTATCTTGTCATTACCTTATAAAATCATCACTGCTGACACGACGCAAAAGCTTTGAGTTTTTGG GTTTTCATGCATTCGGCGCTTCGGGCAAGCTACTAGCTGAGCTATGTATTATCGGATATCTCTTCGGCACATCCGTAACATACTTCGTTGTGATGGGCGATTTAGGGCCGCAAATTGCCACAAAGATGTTTTCACTCAACACTTCCGAATTTCCACATCTCCGAACTTGGGTGATGATCGGTGTAACACTCTTCTGTATACTGCCATTGgctatgttgaaaaatgtggATAGCCTTTCGACAGTGTGCGCTGCATCGATAGGATTTTATATCTGTTTGGTCGTAAAGATTGTGTTGGAGTCCGAGGCGCACATTGTGACGCATGATTGGGTCGACAAAGTGGAATATTGGCGTCCAGCTGGCATCTTACAATGTTTACCCATTTTTAGTATGGCGCTGTCATGCCAAAT GCAACTTTTTGAGGTGTTCGAGAGCATCAATAATCAGAGCGTCGAAAAATTGAATGGAATTGTACGAAACGCAACATGGATTTGCACTTTTGTGTATATAGCTGTTGGATTTTTTGGCTATGTGGCCTTCTGCACTCAAACATTTTCGG GCAATATTTTGATGAACTTCTCGCCCTCCTTTGGCAGCGATGTTATCAAAATTGGCTTCGTGTTGTCGGTTGCATTCAGCTTTCCACTTGTTGTGTTCCCTTGTCGCGCTAGTATTTACTCACTTCTCTATCGTAAG GGCCACACTGACAACACCGGCTATATTCCAGACAACCGTTTTAAGGTGATCACTACCTGTCTTGTTGGTTGTGCACTTTGCATCGCTCTAATGATACCCTCGGTGGAGTTGATTATCGGCTTAGTGGGTTCCACAATCGGCGTTGCCATTTGCATATTGTTTCCGGCATTCTGTTTTcggaaaattgtcaaaaaggACTCTACCGAGCGTTCTTTGGCGCAGTTCATATTCATTAGCGGCTTTTGCCTAATGGTTTTGGGTACTTATGCTAATTTAAACGCAATTGATGAACGACGATCTGGTGCGCATTTGCATGTGTCAGAAGAGCTGGAAAATTCGAATTTCGCGAGACCAACGGAAAAAGTGAATGTGAAATCACAAGACGCTATTGCACCCTTTCAACAGCAAATagggaaaataaaatcagaaaacCAATTTGGTGAATTgaagtttaaagaaaatgatttgGGGCTCAATGCAAATCAGGTAATTGAAAACAAGCCGGACGTTTTGATGAATGCAACACCTGCGCGGCCGGTTCCGCCGTTACCTGTACAGGATATTCATAAGGAAGAAGGCAAACCAAAAGCGAATATGGTAGCTGAAAAGCAAGAAAGTAGCTTCAACGTGAATTCAGTCAACCCAGAGGCGATAATAAATGTTGagtcgaaaaaaaatgtagtcGACGTGCATAAAGTGGACAAAAATAAAGAAGGCGAAAAGGAATCTGCTGCATCGATTCTACCTAATCAACAAGCGGCGCAACTGCAAAACATTCCTCCACAACTGCAAAGCTCGCGGCCAAatcaaaaacagcaaacaataGATAAGGATGCTATAAAGAAGGAAGAAGAAATTGCAGCCGAAGAgttgaaaaatggccaaaaagcGCCGAAAAGCAGCAATGATGTCGAACTTAAGGAAACGCGAAAAGAATTGAAAAAGACAAAGGAATTGCTGGAGCGCACTGTTGATGAACTAAAACAAGAATTGGCTAAACAGAATGAAGAAACACATAACATGGTTGTTGAAAAGTTGGAGGAAGTAGTGCAAAAAGTTGAGCAAATCGAAAAGCAGGTCCAGCATAATAATCCCGCGCAAGCACCCACGCAGGTCAATAAAGACAGTAAGGGCATTTTGccacaaaagccaaaaaatgggcCAAAAGAAATTGCAGTGCCACCTACAAACAATGGGGATCCACCTAAGCCAGAAAAGATTCAAAACCGCCTGGATGAGAAACCATCACTTCTGAGTATACTTTCTGAGCAGCCAGCAGAAACGCGCGACACACAGCAGGTTTATGAGCCGCTCTCCTACAAAACTGGGGAACTGATTGAGCAAGTAAAGAATGGCAGCAAAGCGGAACTACCATTGCCACTTCCCTTGGCCGTATTGATTAACGcgtcaaatattaaaacaaataacaagTCAAATATACATGTCCGACCAGTAGCCGATAAGTCTATTAGCATTCCTCCACATACCGCCGATAATACTAGCATACCCATTAAGACTGACAACTCAACactaataaaatcaaatgatCCACCGATGGCACgttttggccaaacacctattGAAGAAGAGAAAGAGAATGTAGAGGCTATACGGCGAGATATACTCCAGTTGAATTCCGAACGAATGAAAGACATTCCATCCTTAGTTTTATCAAGAAACGAAACAGAACATGACGCTGACTTGGCTGAGGCAAATGCGCATCATTTGAGGCAAAAACGCTCGAATACAAAATTGAATGCGCCTAATTTTGAGTCAAGCAGTGCGAAATCGCAAAGCAATAATTATTTGAGCGAGCCAAATACGGAGCAATTACTAGCACACGGAGGAATAAGTAATgcaatcaattttaaaattcaaaatatcggACGAGAGCTGAGATCAGTCAAAGAGGACAATGAAGTGAAGCATTAA
- the LOC129244819 gene encoding putative sodium-coupled neutral amino acid transporter 10 isoform X2 — translation MGDLGPQIATKMFSLNTSEFPHLRTWVMIGVTLFCILPLAMLKNVDSLSTVCAASIGFYICLVVKIVLESEAHIVTHDWVDKVEYWRPAGILQCLPIFSMALSCQMQLFEVFESINNQSVEKLNGIVRNATWICTFVYIAVGFFGYVAFCTQTFSGNILMNFSPSFGSDVIKIGFVLSVAFSFPLVVFPCRASIYSLLYRKGHTDNTGYIPDNRFKVITTCLVGCALCIALMIPSVELIIGLVGSTIGVAICILFPAFCFRKIVKKDSTERSLAQFIFISGFCLMVLGTYANLNAIDERRSGAHLHVSEELENSNFARPTEKVNVKSQDAIAPFQQQIGKIKSENQFGELKFKENDLGLNANQVIENKPDVLMNATPARPVPPLPVQDIHKEEGKPKANMVAEKQESSFNVNSVNPEAIINVESKKNVVDVHKVDKNKEGEKESAASILPNQQAAQLQNIPPQLQSSRPNQKQQTIDKDAIKKEEEIAAEELKNGQKAPKSSNDVELKETRKELKKTKELLERTVDELKQELAKQNEETHNMVVEKLEEVVQKVEQIEKQVQHNNPAQAPTQVNKDSKGILPQKPKNGPKEIAVPPTNNGDPPKPEKIQNRLDEKPSLLSILSEQPAETRDTQQVYEPLSYKTGELIEQVKNGSKAELPLPLPLAVLINASNIKTNNKSNIHVRPVADKSISIPPHTADNTSIPIKTDNSTLIKSNDPPMARFGQTPIEEEKENVEAIRRDILQLNSERMKDIPSLVLSRNETEHDADLAEANAHHLRQKRSNTKLNAPNFESSSAKSQSNNYLSEPNTEQLLAHGGISNAINFKIQNIGRELRSVKEDNEVKH, via the exons ATGGGCGATTTAGGGCCGCAAATTGCCACAAAGATGTTTTCACTCAACACTTCCGAATTTCCACATCTCCGAACTTGGGTGATGATCGGTGTAACACTCTTCTGTATACTGCCATTGgctatgttgaaaaatgtggATAGCCTTTCGACAGTGTGCGCTGCATCGATAGGATTTTATATCTGTTTGGTCGTAAAGATTGTGTTGGAGTCCGAGGCGCACATTGTGACGCATGATTGGGTCGACAAAGTGGAATATTGGCGTCCAGCTGGCATCTTACAATGTTTACCCATTTTTAGTATGGCGCTGTCATGCCAAAT GCAACTTTTTGAGGTGTTCGAGAGCATCAATAATCAGAGCGTCGAAAAATTGAATGGAATTGTACGAAACGCAACATGGATTTGCACTTTTGTGTATATAGCTGTTGGATTTTTTGGCTATGTGGCCTTCTGCACTCAAACATTTTCGG GCAATATTTTGATGAACTTCTCGCCCTCCTTTGGCAGCGATGTTATCAAAATTGGCTTCGTGTTGTCGGTTGCATTCAGCTTTCCACTTGTTGTGTTCCCTTGTCGCGCTAGTATTTACTCACTTCTCTATCGTAAG GGCCACACTGACAACACCGGCTATATTCCAGACAACCGTTTTAAGGTGATCACTACCTGTCTTGTTGGTTGTGCACTTTGCATCGCTCTAATGATACCCTCGGTGGAGTTGATTATCGGCTTAGTGGGTTCCACAATCGGCGTTGCCATTTGCATATTGTTTCCGGCATTCTGTTTTcggaaaattgtcaaaaaggACTCTACCGAGCGTTCTTTGGCGCAGTTCATATTCATTAGCGGCTTTTGCCTAATGGTTTTGGGTACTTATGCTAATTTAAACGCAATTGATGAACGACGATCTGGTGCGCATTTGCATGTGTCAGAAGAGCTGGAAAATTCGAATTTCGCGAGACCAACGGAAAAAGTGAATGTGAAATCACAAGACGCTATTGCACCCTTTCAACAGCAAATagggaaaataaaatcagaaaacCAATTTGGTGAATTgaagtttaaagaaaatgatttgGGGCTCAATGCAAATCAGGTAATTGAAAACAAGCCGGACGTTTTGATGAATGCAACACCTGCGCGGCCGGTTCCGCCGTTACCTGTACAGGATATTCATAAGGAAGAAGGCAAACCAAAAGCGAATATGGTAGCTGAAAAGCAAGAAAGTAGCTTCAACGTGAATTCAGTCAACCCAGAGGCGATAATAAATGTTGagtcgaaaaaaaatgtagtcGACGTGCATAAAGTGGACAAAAATAAAGAAGGCGAAAAGGAATCTGCTGCATCGATTCTACCTAATCAACAAGCGGCGCAACTGCAAAACATTCCTCCACAACTGCAAAGCTCGCGGCCAAatcaaaaacagcaaacaataGATAAGGATGCTATAAAGAAGGAAGAAGAAATTGCAGCCGAAGAgttgaaaaatggccaaaaagcGCCGAAAAGCAGCAATGATGTCGAACTTAAGGAAACGCGAAAAGAATTGAAAAAGACAAAGGAATTGCTGGAGCGCACTGTTGATGAACTAAAACAAGAATTGGCTAAACAGAATGAAGAAACACATAACATGGTTGTTGAAAAGTTGGAGGAAGTAGTGCAAAAAGTTGAGCAAATCGAAAAGCAGGTCCAGCATAATAATCCCGCGCAAGCACCCACGCAGGTCAATAAAGACAGTAAGGGCATTTTGccacaaaagccaaaaaatgggcCAAAAGAAATTGCAGTGCCACCTACAAACAATGGGGATCCACCTAAGCCAGAAAAGATTCAAAACCGCCTGGATGAGAAACCATCACTTCTGAGTATACTTTCTGAGCAGCCAGCAGAAACGCGCGACACACAGCAGGTTTATGAGCCGCTCTCCTACAAAACTGGGGAACTGATTGAGCAAGTAAAGAATGGCAGCAAAGCGGAACTACCATTGCCACTTCCCTTGGCCGTATTGATTAACGcgtcaaatattaaaacaaataacaagTCAAATATACATGTCCGACCAGTAGCCGATAAGTCTATTAGCATTCCTCCACATACCGCCGATAATACTAGCATACCCATTAAGACTGACAACTCAACactaataaaatcaaatgatCCACCGATGGCACgttttggccaaacacctattGAAGAAGAGAAAGAGAATGTAGAGGCTATACGGCGAGATATACTCCAGTTGAATTCCGAACGAATGAAAGACATTCCATCCTTAGTTTTATCAAGAAACGAAACAGAACATGACGCTGACTTGGCTGAGGCAAATGCGCATCATTTGAGGCAAAAACGCTCGAATACAAAATTGAATGCGCCTAATTTTGAGTCAAGCAGTGCGAAATCGCAAAGCAATAATTATTTGAGCGAGCCAAATACGGAGCAATTACTAGCACACGGAGGAATAAGTAATgcaatcaattttaaaattcaaaatatcggACGAGAGCTGAGATCAGTCAAAGAGGACAATGAAGTGAAGCATTAA
- the LOC129244819 gene encoding putative sodium-coupled neutral amino acid transporter 10 isoform X3: MIGSTKWNIGVQLASYNVYPFLVWRCHAKSKFTFVRQLFEVFESINNQSVEKLNGIVRNATWICTFVYIAVGFFGYVAFCTQTFSGNILMNFSPSFGSDVIKIGFVLSVAFSFPLVVFPCRASIYSLLYRKGHTDNTGYIPDNRFKVITTCLVGCALCIALMIPSVELIIGLVGSTIGVAICILFPAFCFRKIVKKDSTERSLAQFIFISGFCLMVLGTYANLNAIDERRSGAHLHVSEELENSNFARPTEKVNVKSQDAIAPFQQQIGKIKSENQFGELKFKENDLGLNANQVIENKPDVLMNATPARPVPPLPVQDIHKEEGKPKANMVAEKQESSFNVNSVNPEAIINVESKKNVVDVHKVDKNKEGEKESAASILPNQQAAQLQNIPPQLQSSRPNQKQQTIDKDAIKKEEEIAAEELKNGQKAPKSSNDVELKETRKELKKTKELLERTVDELKQELAKQNEETHNMVVEKLEEVVQKVEQIEKQVQHNNPAQAPTQVNKDSKGILPQKPKNGPKEIAVPPTNNGDPPKPEKIQNRLDEKPSLLSILSEQPAETRDTQQVYEPLSYKTGELIEQVKNGSKAELPLPLPLAVLINASNIKTNNKSNIHVRPVADKSISIPPHTADNTSIPIKTDNSTLIKSNDPPMARFGQTPIEEEKENVEAIRRDILQLNSERMKDIPSLVLSRNETEHDADLAEANAHHLRQKRSNTKLNAPNFESSSAKSQSNNYLSEPNTEQLLAHGGISNAINFKIQNIGRELRSVKEDNEVKH, encoded by the exons ATGATTGGGTCGACAAAGTGGAATATTGGCGTCCAGCTGGCATCTTACAATGTTTACCCATTTTTAGTATGGCGCTGTCATGCCAAAT CGAAATTCACATTTGTCAGGCAACTTTTTGAGGTGTTCGAGAGCATCAATAATCAGAGCGTCGAAAAATTGAATGGAATTGTACGAAACGCAACATGGATTTGCACTTTTGTGTATATAGCTGTTGGATTTTTTGGCTATGTGGCCTTCTGCACTCAAACATTTTCGG GCAATATTTTGATGAACTTCTCGCCCTCCTTTGGCAGCGATGTTATCAAAATTGGCTTCGTGTTGTCGGTTGCATTCAGCTTTCCACTTGTTGTGTTCCCTTGTCGCGCTAGTATTTACTCACTTCTCTATCGTAAG GGCCACACTGACAACACCGGCTATATTCCAGACAACCGTTTTAAGGTGATCACTACCTGTCTTGTTGGTTGTGCACTTTGCATCGCTCTAATGATACCCTCGGTGGAGTTGATTATCGGCTTAGTGGGTTCCACAATCGGCGTTGCCATTTGCATATTGTTTCCGGCATTCTGTTTTcggaaaattgtcaaaaaggACTCTACCGAGCGTTCTTTGGCGCAGTTCATATTCATTAGCGGCTTTTGCCTAATGGTTTTGGGTACTTATGCTAATTTAAACGCAATTGATGAACGACGATCTGGTGCGCATTTGCATGTGTCAGAAGAGCTGGAAAATTCGAATTTCGCGAGACCAACGGAAAAAGTGAATGTGAAATCACAAGACGCTATTGCACCCTTTCAACAGCAAATagggaaaataaaatcagaaaacCAATTTGGTGAATTgaagtttaaagaaaatgatttgGGGCTCAATGCAAATCAGGTAATTGAAAACAAGCCGGACGTTTTGATGAATGCAACACCTGCGCGGCCGGTTCCGCCGTTACCTGTACAGGATATTCATAAGGAAGAAGGCAAACCAAAAGCGAATATGGTAGCTGAAAAGCAAGAAAGTAGCTTCAACGTGAATTCAGTCAACCCAGAGGCGATAATAAATGTTGagtcgaaaaaaaatgtagtcGACGTGCATAAAGTGGACAAAAATAAAGAAGGCGAAAAGGAATCTGCTGCATCGATTCTACCTAATCAACAAGCGGCGCAACTGCAAAACATTCCTCCACAACTGCAAAGCTCGCGGCCAAatcaaaaacagcaaacaataGATAAGGATGCTATAAAGAAGGAAGAAGAAATTGCAGCCGAAGAgttgaaaaatggccaaaaagcGCCGAAAAGCAGCAATGATGTCGAACTTAAGGAAACGCGAAAAGAATTGAAAAAGACAAAGGAATTGCTGGAGCGCACTGTTGATGAACTAAAACAAGAATTGGCTAAACAGAATGAAGAAACACATAACATGGTTGTTGAAAAGTTGGAGGAAGTAGTGCAAAAAGTTGAGCAAATCGAAAAGCAGGTCCAGCATAATAATCCCGCGCAAGCACCCACGCAGGTCAATAAAGACAGTAAGGGCATTTTGccacaaaagccaaaaaatgggcCAAAAGAAATTGCAGTGCCACCTACAAACAATGGGGATCCACCTAAGCCAGAAAAGATTCAAAACCGCCTGGATGAGAAACCATCACTTCTGAGTATACTTTCTGAGCAGCCAGCAGAAACGCGCGACACACAGCAGGTTTATGAGCCGCTCTCCTACAAAACTGGGGAACTGATTGAGCAAGTAAAGAATGGCAGCAAAGCGGAACTACCATTGCCACTTCCCTTGGCCGTATTGATTAACGcgtcaaatattaaaacaaataacaagTCAAATATACATGTCCGACCAGTAGCCGATAAGTCTATTAGCATTCCTCCACATACCGCCGATAATACTAGCATACCCATTAAGACTGACAACTCAACactaataaaatcaaatgatCCACCGATGGCACgttttggccaaacacctattGAAGAAGAGAAAGAGAATGTAGAGGCTATACGGCGAGATATACTCCAGTTGAATTCCGAACGAATGAAAGACATTCCATCCTTAGTTTTATCAAGAAACGAAACAGAACATGACGCTGACTTGGCTGAGGCAAATGCGCATCATTTGAGGCAAAAACGCTCGAATACAAAATTGAATGCGCCTAATTTTGAGTCAAGCAGTGCGAAATCGCAAAGCAATAATTATTTGAGCGAGCCAAATACGGAGCAATTACTAGCACACGGAGGAATAAGTAATgcaatcaattttaaaattcaaaatatcggACGAGAGCTGAGATCAGTCAAAGAGGACAATGAAGTGAAGCATTAA
- the LOC129246159 gene encoding uncharacterized protein LOC129246159, with product MLFYEMKKKKSFVSKIENMLPALKFENEKLQKLSSVKNFLKFLLLQFLHLLQKMFPSKFFSNDSLPSLQGSFLSLNSVYSNTYGPTTRMELYPRRRNTEFYYEPQPMEEYQSRVCEHPQDKLQHQQRSSKYELEPIKEETPKLRINPPKNSDMRMFRNSYFS from the exons ATGCTTTTCTacgagatgaaaaaaaaaaaatcgtttgtgtcaaaaattgaaaacatgtTACCGGCATTAAAATTCGAAAAcgaaaaactgcaaaaactaTCTTCagttaagaattttttaaaatttcttttattgcaatttcttcatttgcttcaaaaaatgtttccatCAAAA tTCTTTAGTAACGACTCTTTACCAAGCTTGCAAGGTTCTTTCTTGTCGCTGAATTCTGTGTATTCG AACACGTACGGCCCTACCACACGCATGGAGCTCTATCCACGTCGTCGTAACACCGAGTTTTACTATGAACCCCAGCCCATGGAAGAGTATCAGAGTCGTGTCTGCGAGCATCCCCAAGACAAACTACAGCACCAGCAACGGAGCTCGAAATACGAATTGGAGCCCATCAAGGAAGAAACGCCTAAGCTACGCATCAATCCTCCGAAGAACTCGGATATGCGCATGTTTCGCAACAGCTATTTCTCCTGA